A single Panthera uncia isolate 11264 chromosome E2 unlocalized genomic scaffold, Puncia_PCG_1.0 HiC_scaffold_19, whole genome shotgun sequence DNA region contains:
- the LOC125915667 gene encoding cytochrome c oxidase subunit 7A1, mitochondrial, translated as MRALRVSQALVRSFSSTARNRFENRVAEKQKVFQADNDLPVHLKGGATDNILYRLTMGLCLGGTVYSLYCLGWASFPHNK; from the exons ATGAGGGCCCTGCGG GTCTCCCAAGCACTGGTTCGCTCTTTCAGCTCAACCGCCCGGAACCGCTTTGAGAACCGAGTGGCTGAGAAACAGAAAGTCTTCCAG GCGGACAATGACCTCCCAGTACACTTGAAGGGCGGGGCAACAGACAACATCCTGTATCGACTGACCATGGGCCTGTGTCTAGGGG GCACCGTCTATAGCCTGTACTGCCTTGGCTGGGCCTCCTTCCCTCACAACAAGTGA
- the CAPNS1 gene encoding calpain small subunit 1 isoform X1: MFLVNSFLKGGGGGGGGGLGGGLGNVIGGLISGAGGGGGGGGGGGGGGGGGGTAMRILGGVISAISEAAAQYNPEPPPPRTHYSNIEANESEEVRQFRRLFAQLAGDDMEVSATELMNILNKVVTRHPDLKTDGFGIDTCRSMVAVMDSDTTGKLGFQEFKYLWNNIKKWQAIYKQFDVDRSGTIGSSELPAAFEAAGFHLNEHLYNMIIRRYSDEGGNMDFDNFISCLVRLDAMFRAFKSLDKDGTGQIQVNIQEWLQLTMYS, translated from the exons ATGTTCCTGGTTAACTCGTTCTTGAagggaggcggcggcgggggaggtgggggcctgGGCGGAGGCCTGGGGAATGTGATCGGAGGCCTGATCAGCGGGGccggaggaggaggcggcggcggcggcggcggaggcggaggcggaggcggtGGCGGAACTGCCATGCGCATCCTGGGCGGGGTTATTAGTGCCATCAG TGAGGCAGCTGCACAATACAACCCAGAGCCTCCG CCTCCACGCACCCATTACTCCAACATTGAGGCCAATGAGAGTGAGGAGGTCCGGCAGTTCCGGAGGCTCTTTGCCCAGCTGGCTGGAGAT GACATGGAGGTCAGTGCTACAGAACTCATGAACATTCTCAACAAGGTCGTAACCCGAC ACCCTGATCTGAAAACTGATGGTTTTGGCATTGACACATGTCGCAGCATGGTGGCCGTGATGGAT AGTGACACCACAGGCAAGCTGGGCTTCCAGGAATTCAAGTACTTGTGGAACAACATCAAAAAGTGGCAG gCCATATATAAACAGTTTGATGTTGACCGTTCAGGTACCATTGGCAGCAGTGAACTCCCAGCAGCCTTTGAGGCAGCAG GGTTCCACCTGAATGAACATCTCTACAACATGATCATCCGGCGCTACTCAGATGAAGGAGGGAACATGGATTTTGACAACTTCATCAGCTGCCTGGTCAGGCTGGATGCTATGTTCC GTGCCTTCAAATCTCTTGACAAGGATGGCACTGGACAAATTCAAGTGAACATCCAGGAG TGGCTGCAGCTGACGATGTATTCCTGA
- the CAPNS1 gene encoding calpain small subunit 1 isoform X2, with the protein MEVSATELMNILNKVVTRHPDLKTDGFGIDTCRSMVAVMDSDTTGKLGFQEFKYLWNNIKKWQAIYKQFDVDRSGTIGSSELPAAFEAAGFHLNEHLYNMIIRRYSDEGGNMDFDNFISCLVRLDAMFRAFKSLDKDGTGQIQVNIQEWLQLTMYS; encoded by the exons ATGGAGGTCAGTGCTACAGAACTCATGAACATTCTCAACAAGGTCGTAACCCGAC ACCCTGATCTGAAAACTGATGGTTTTGGCATTGACACATGTCGCAGCATGGTGGCCGTGATGGAT AGTGACACCACAGGCAAGCTGGGCTTCCAGGAATTCAAGTACTTGTGGAACAACATCAAAAAGTGGCAG gCCATATATAAACAGTTTGATGTTGACCGTTCAGGTACCATTGGCAGCAGTGAACTCCCAGCAGCCTTTGAGGCAGCAG GGTTCCACCTGAATGAACATCTCTACAACATGATCATCCGGCGCTACTCAGATGAAGGAGGGAACATGGATTTTGACAACTTCATCAGCTGCCTGGTCAGGCTGGATGCTATGTTCC GTGCCTTCAAATCTCTTGACAAGGATGGCACTGGACAAATTCAAGTGAACATCCAGGAG TGGCTGCAGCTGACGATGTATTCCTGA